CTGAATACAGCAGCAAGGTCGATGGAGGAGCCTTCTTCAGATTTTTCCTTCATGGCAAAAACAAGCAGGAAGATCATTCCTGTAATAAGGGCCATTCCTTCCTGGTTCAGTGTTACTGTAGTGCCTGAAATCGTCAGAACTCCGCTTTCATTCAGCCAGACAGCGAGCTGTCGGATCAATGCGGAAACGATAAATGTAATGACCCCTTTTTTCACGCTGAACTGCATGGCAACCGCAAGCGCCGGGAATGCCATAAAGGTAACGACGACCGGTGTTCCAACCGCTCCCATAGCTTCAAGGAAATTAAGCGGCAGGTAATCGAACAGCTTTACAAAGCCTTCGAGTCCGATTAACAGCCCTGCTCCATAAGCACCGCCAATTACAGCCGCAAGCGGTGTTCCCCACTTATTTTTCGGCGTCAGCAATCCGATAATATCTGTTCCCAGCAGGATACTATGGACAAGAATGATACTGGCCGAGAGTGTAAAAGGTATTCCAAATCCGATTACCAGGCCGAAACTCATCGCAAAGGCAGTAAAGGCAAGGTCCCGTCTCGTCATCCGGCCCTCCACATGTTCGGAAACAATAGGACGGAGTCCATCGTTGAAAACAGCAATGTTCATATTGGCCAAAACAGCAGCAACGGCACCGATCAGGATAATTAATGTCATTTCCATTTCTTTTTCCCCCTCAATTAAAATGGATTAGCTTTTATTTTTTAAAGCTTTGATAATCATAGGCACTGCGGCTTCTTTGTGGTCAGCTGTGAATCCAAATGCCTTTTTTCCTTCACTGACAGCGGTTACAATTTTCTCCTCAACAGGCTTTTTCCCCGGCATGGAAACCGTCTCGCAATTCGGCTTGCCGAGAAGGGCAATCGCCATGGCTAAAGCTCCGCCGCCTCCTGTGTGGCAGGCTCCTACATAATAATCTGCCTGTCCTGTCTTAACGGCCATCGCTGCTTCCAGATCGGATTTGACCATCGTTGTTATGCTGCTGTCAATCTCCTTTATTAAACTCTCAATCTCTTTTTTATCAACCTGTCCGCCAACTACAATTTTCATCTTAATTTCCTCCTTTGTTAATTTGCAGTACATTTGTGTAATGTATGAGCAGAAAATCGATTTCCTCTTGGGGGAGCTGATTCTTCCATTGCTGCTGTACAAAATCGATTTCCTTCATTGCTGTGGATGCTTCCGGTGACTGTTTGACTTCATCCAGCAGAGCAGGATGAGGAGCCTCCACCTGTTCACCCTTTTCAATTCTCGTCAGAGCTGTCGGCAAATGGGTGAAAAGCATTTCCGCCCCGTCTATGGCACCTTTTTTCAAATGCGACTGTAGTTGCATAAAAGCTAATGTCGTTATATCAGCGGCTTTTGTGCTGACAACAGACGAGCTTAATAGGATATCCATTCTTTCTTTGAGTTGGTGTATATCCATAATTTCATCCCCTCCAAAATACAGTATTTAGTATATTAATGCTGCTAAGAAACTAGAACTTCAGTTTCTTAATAGTGCGGATATTTTTTCCCTTCCTCTACCAGCCTTTGGATCTCTTCTACTTTATTGAACTGCAGGAGCTGGATTTGTTCCCTGATATTTGTTCTTTCACTTTCGATGACAATGGCTGCTCTGGTTGCTTTTACCGCCAGTTCCTTTGCTCTTTTTGATTTAAAGTCAGAGGAAGCAAAAGTTTTTAGTGCTCTCGCTTCATCCGCGTTCCAGACAGCTGCATCAATACTGCCGTTTTTCAGCATATTGAAAAGCTGCATATAGTCCACCTTTATCAATTCAACCTTGTGCTCTTCACATTCAAGGAGGGTGATATTGGCCTGGTCAGCGGATGAATAGTCAATTCCAATTTTCATGCCATCTGTAATCTCGCTGTTTTTGCTATCTGAAAAAAAGACTTTATGGGACGTGACATATGTCTCCGGTCCAAGAGTATGGAGAATTTCCAGGCCGTTAAACTCCTGTACTGCTTCTTCTGCCGCCAGCTGGGACATGATCGCAAAATCGTAGCGCCGGGTTTTTAATGATTCGATCCGCCTTCGGGCTCCTCTCATATAAGCGAGGCCAGACTTTTTATTGATTTCCTCAAACCCCTCGACAATGCCAGTCGCCAACCCCTCATACTTGCGGGAATAAGGCAGCGGCATTACGCCCATAACCGGCCCGACGCCCGCAATCTCATACAGCAGGTTGATGTCCCTTTTTTTCAGAAACGTCCCCAGATGCCCTCTGGATTCAAGCGAGATGGCATGCAGATCCTCCAGCACTCTTAATGCCCCCTGCACAGTCCCGCGGCCCAGGGATAGCTTGTCTGTAAAATCACTTACCCGGGGGATTCTCTCTCCCTCTGAAAACTGAATAAGCTCCTTTGCAATAAACTTGGCAGCCAGCCCATTCTTTGAATATAAACTTTCCCAAATACGGCTCATATTGTAATACCTCTTTACTTTGATCAATATACGAAAAACTGTATATTATGAGTGTAGCGTTTTTATTTAAGAAATTCAAGCTAAAGTTTTTTCATTTGTTTGTTTATTCAGCCTATAAAGATTCATATTTTGTAATTTCTGCTTATGTAATTAAGGTGTCCAATAAGCAATACGGTTACCCGGAACAGCTGCAATTAACCATTCCTCCTCGCCTTGACGGCAGCCATCGCCAGCCTGCCAGCACTCATACATTTCATGAGATCCGTTCACAGATAATATTTTTCCTGATTGAAAAGCTAAATACAAATGCGGCATATTTTCACCTAACCAAATATCCACAACTTCCTCATTTAAAAGACTATCTATAGACATAGTATTCTCTTTAATTGTTATTGTCTTTTCATGAAAGTTCACCGCCTGGTCAAAAACTATCCATTTAGGATCCTCAATATGAAGCCAAGGTTGGGATTGATTGGACGGATGTTTCAGAGAGAAAAAGAGATAGAAAGAATCTGGCCCATCAGATTTTATTATGGTGACCCTCCCTTTTACAAAGATCTGCTTTAAAGCTGCTTCAGCAAATTCCTTATCTTTTTTATCCAAAGAAACCATTTTTCTTCCCCTAAACCATTTCACGTTCAATCCCCTTACTATATTGTAATGACCCCAACCCACTGACTTGTTTTTGAAGCTACTTGAAAGGTCCGGTTATCCACCCACTCCGGTTTTCCTAAAAATCTTCCATAAACGACATGGCTTGGCACCTCTTCAACAAGGACTTCTTCCCTAACCAGCAAGCCGCTTTTGTGATAAATTTTGGCTATCAGCTTAAAGGAAGTAACCGTATGGACTCCGACTGCATAGGCAGTGTGTTCTTTATCAGGGCTCTTTTTGGGAGTGCCTTTTAATAAAAACTCTACCGAATACTTATGTTCTTTAATTTTTTCAAGTGCATCCTTAACCGGAGTATAATTCCAGTTCTTTTCTCGAAAAACAGGAGAAATACACTCATTGAATACTCTGCAATACTCGATAAATTTTTCTTCTGGATCACTTAAATCCAAAAATTCCTTTGGATTATATGGGATCTTGATGGTTAAACCATTCTCGATTGTATAGGAATCCACGATGGTTTCCTTCATACCTGCCAAACAGTAAACCATCAAAGATTCCACTTCATCAGTTAATGCCCCTTGCAAGTAACGGCTTACTATCAGTGAAAAAACATTCGTCTGGAGATTAAAGCCAACTTCATTCTTCTTTTGTCTATTGGT
This DNA window, taken from Cytobacillus sp. FSL H8-0458, encodes the following:
- a CDS encoding PRD domain-containing protein; the encoded protein is MDIHQLKERMDILLSSSVVSTKAADITTLAFMQLQSHLKKGAIDGAEMLFTHLPTALTRIEKGEQVEAPHPALLDEVKQSPEASTAMKEIDFVQQQWKNQLPQEEIDFLLIHYTNVLQINKGGN
- the yhfZ gene encoding GntR family transcriptional regulator YhfZ, which gives rise to MSRIWESLYSKNGLAAKFIAKELIQFSEGERIPRVSDFTDKLSLGRGTVQGALRVLEDLHAISLESRGHLGTFLKKRDINLLYEIAGVGPVMGVMPLPYSRKYEGLATGIVEGFEEINKKSGLAYMRGARRRIESLKTRRYDFAIMSQLAAEEAVQEFNGLEILHTLGPETYVTSHKVFFSDSKNSEITDGMKIGIDYSSADQANITLLECEEHKVELIKVDYMQLFNMLKNGSIDAAVWNADEARALKTFASSDFKSKRAKELAVKATRAAIVIESERTNIREQIQLLQFNKVEEIQRLVEEGKKYPHY
- a CDS encoding DUF2620 domain-containing protein; translated protein: MKIVVGGQVDKKEIESLIKEIDSSITTMVKSDLEAAMAVKTGQADYYVGACHTGGGGALAMAIALLGKPNCETVSMPGKKPVEEKIVTAVSEGKKAFGFTADHKEAAVPMIIKALKNKS
- a CDS encoding YhfT family protein, whose protein sequence is MEMTLIILIGAVAAVLANMNIAVFNDGLRPIVSEHVEGRMTRRDLAFTAFAMSFGLVIGFGIPFTLSASIILVHSILLGTDIIGLLTPKNKWGTPLAAVIGGAYGAGLLIGLEGFVKLFDYLPLNFLEAMGAVGTPVVVTFMAFPALAVAMQFSVKKGVITFIVSALIRQLAVWLNESGVLTISGTTVTLNQEGMALITGMIFLLVFAMKEKSEEGSSIDLAAVFSDKVAKIRKNVVFFMIIGGLIAAATNLWIMAGDPISLNLLAEGKATDAGIAAAARALGFIPLVASTAIATGVYSPVGFTLIFVVGFFSPNVWVALIGGVIIIFIEVMLLSSIARFLDKYPGVRNSGENIRSAMTKLLEVALLIGGANAANAIAPGFGFFFIAGFYLLNEAAGRPIVRIAVGPVGAIAVGIIANILVALGIMNIPQ